Proteins found in one Polyangiaceae bacterium genomic segment:
- the tnpB gene encoding IS66 family insertion sequence element accessory protein TnpB (TnpB, as the term is used for proteins encoded by IS66 family insertion elements, is considered an accessory protein, since TnpC, encoded by a neighboring gene, is a DDE family transposase.), with the protein MRGQWGLDVFAGHLFVFLGRRLDRCKILFWDRGGLVLYYKRLERGRFRLPRVTRDGAAVLMDGTELAMLLDGIDVANVKRPVAWTPSTKKAQPSISGIDKRIAI; encoded by the coding sequence GTGCGCGGCCAGTGGGGACTCGACGTGTTTGCCGGTCACCTGTTCGTGTTCCTGGGCCGGCGACTCGATCGCTGCAAGATCCTGTTCTGGGATCGCGGGGGCCTGGTGCTGTACTACAAGCGGCTGGAGCGCGGTCGGTTTCGTCTGCCTCGTGTGACGCGTGATGGAGCCGCTGTGTTGATGGACGGCACGGAGCTCGCCATGCTCCTCGATGGGATTGACGTGGCCAATGTGAAACGACCGGTTGCGTGGACGCCGTCGACGAAAAAGGCGCAGCCAAGCATTTCGGGGATCGACAAACGGATCGCGATATGA